DNA sequence from the Methanolobus psychrophilus R15 genome:
TGGCCCTGGATATCTATGAAAGGCTAAAAGAAGAAGTTTCTGACGATACAGAATTATATATGGGATTTGTAAAATGTCTGCAAAACCTTGCAAAAGTGTATGAATTTAAGAAAGAATACGCAACTGCAATTTCTCTCTTGCAGCAAGCTGCTAAGCTCCAGCAAGGATGCATAAGTACAATATCCGAAGACTGGATCGATGCAAAAGAACTCGGAAGTATATATACGTCCTTATCTAATGTTTTAGATATTTCAGGAGAAGTTGAAATGTCAGAGCAATTCCATTTAAAGGCCGCAGAGATCATGTCACAAATTATTTCTGATGATGATATTCAATGGGATGCAAAAAACCTCTTGGCTATGGAATCTCAGCTACAAGGAGGTTATTACCTATCTAAAGGTAAATATGGAATTGCGAAACCATATATTGAGGTAAGTCTTACATTTTATAAGAACGCCTTTGAACTCGACCCAACAGATCCCGAATATGTAGGGGGCTTTTTTTCATCTCTTCATTACCTTGGACTCCTTGACTATAATGCTGGATATTTAAAAGAGGCTATTGACAGATACAAAACTTCTTTTGCACTTATGGGAAAATTGATCGAGGCTTCTCCAGACGACCTGAAGCTCCTGGATAATGCTGTAGGTTTGTACTCTGCGATTGGTGCTGCTTGCTGCGTTGCGGATGAGCTTGAAACATCGAAACAGGCTTTTGAGCAGTCTATGGCTCTCCAGAGATCCATTACTGCAAAAGATCCAGACTACTCCTTTGAACCGGAGTGGGAGGCCACCCACTTAAAAGATTATGCCATGCTTCTCTTCAAACTGGGAGAGATAGAGGAAGCTGCAGCATACAGTGCAAAGGCTGAAGAGAAAAGAAGAGAGGCATCAACTACCGGGTCAACGACCTATGAATAAGCAGGTTGTCCGACAATTACTGTAAGTAATGGACCGATTCCTTCTTTCCGATTTAAAGCCTTTAAAAACCTTTTTTCCTCTTTTTTGGGATGAAATTGAATTGTCGGACAGCTATTCAGTAGTGGGTAATTGGCGTAGGAACCACCGACCACCGGGCCAAGAGCAGGCAGTACTATGGGTATCTGGTGTGAGTATCCCCCTGATGTATGCAGGTGTGGTGTTCAGGTGTCCGGAAGGTTTGTGAACCTGAACAGGGGCTTGCAAAACGCGATAGTCTCTGCATCAGGCCCAGCTCAATAAGGACACCGGTCCCGAACGGTCCTCTGAAGATCACTATCAGGATCGGTATTGCAAAGTCAAGGGCACTGATAAGGACCGAGAACAATTTAGTTTATGGTTGAAGGCGGAACTAAATTAAGATATCTCTTTTGAAGGGGGCTTTTTTGAGATACAGGCGATATGCCGGCTCATGATAATTCTGAATGTGCTGTTGATGTATGATCATTTGCGGGAATGGCGACGGATAACGCCGCCTGCGGCGGGGGTTGTTTTAGATCGCGCTACTGCGAAACGGAGGGTATGTTCAGTGCTTTTACTCTCTTCTCCTCTTCTGGAGGTAGGTGGCCCCGAAGATGATCATCACGGCAAGCCCCAGGAGCTCGGTCATGAAAAGGAAAAGCATTTGTGGATCCCCGATGTCTCCAAGATGTCCGTAGACTCTCAGCAGAAACTGCCAGAAGATCACTCTTCTTCTAACAGTCTTTTTTGAACTCCCATCCCAGCAAGGGTTACAGGGGTCTTCCACATGCTGTCAAGCAGCTGATGTATCAGGCTCGCCCCTGCCAGTGTGAGCACCCGGTAGTCTCCTTGGGTATATAGATAGTACCCTGCCGCTCCCAGCACTACAACAAAGAGCAGCGCATGTGCAAATATCCTCCCGTTGGCAAAGGTATCTGCAAAGAGCAACATGCCAACCGTCTTGTCGATGATGTCCGGCAGCATGGAGCCCACGATCACATACCTGTAGTCGATATGAGGGCGGACCTTAGGGAAGGCCAGGCCTGCGATGTAGAAAAGTGCAATGGCTATTCCTATATGTGCAAAAGGGAGCATTTGTACTGATAATACTTCCAATATATTAAAAATAATGCGATTATTTTCGAGGATATCTAACTGAGGATATCTAATTAGCTCCCAAACTCTCTCATTCTAATGGGACATATCATCTTCAATCAAACCTTCCAAATGAACAGAGAATCTGGAATACTGTACAGTGCTGTCTTTATGACTCGCAGGGTTTCTGATCTGCAATTGTGAACTTAAAAGTACTTCCCTTTCCTTCTTCGCTTATCAATTGTATATTCCCGTTGTGCATTTCAACAAACTGCTTAACCAGCGTTAGTCCCAGACCTGTGCCACCATACTTTCTCTTATGCGATGCATCGACCTGTGTGAATGGGTCAAATATGTCTTTTAGCAGGTGTCCGGGAATCCCGATCCCGGTGTCTGAGATAGATATCTGGATACTGGTGTCTATTTTTTTTGAAATAATGGAAACTTTGCCATGATCAGGAGTAAATTTTATGGCGTTGCTGAGAAGATTGTACATGATCTCTTTGAATTTCAGTTTGTCAGCGAATATTTCATCAGGCAGAATCTGATTCTCAACTTCAATATTGATATTTTTCCTTGATGCCAAAGGAGCCATCATTGTAAATATCTCATCGAACACTTCCTTAATAGAGAAATACTCACACTCAAGTTCCATTTTTCCTGCTTCTATTTTAGACAGATCAAGAACACCATTTATAAGCTCCAGAAGATGCTTCCCGCTTTCATTGATATTGTTAGCATATCTAAGTTGATCCCCTGTCAGCTCACCATATACCTGAGTGCTTAGCAGATCTGAAAAACCAATTATTGAATTAAGCGGAGTTCTTAATTCATGGCTCATGTTTGCAAGGAATTGCGACTTGGCCTTGCTGGCATATTCAGCCTCCCGTTTGGCATGAAGCAGTGCATCTTCAATTCTCTTTCTCTCAGTGATATCTCTGCCAACACCCAGCACACCTATTATTTTTCCATTTGAATCGTACATGGGGTTTTTAATTGTCTCCAGATATTCCCGATGCCCATCGTCTGCATAGGTGATCTCTTCTTCGTTCACAGTGGGTTTGCCAGCTTCCATAGCCATTCTGTCATTTTGGGTGAAAATATCTGCCAGGTCCTTTTCTACAAAATCATAGTCGGTCTTCCCGATAATTTCCGCTTCCCTGGAACCAAAAAAGCGTTCGAATTTGGTATTGCATGAAAGATAAACTCCCTTTGTATCCTTTAGCCAGACAAGGTCAGGGATAGTATCCACCAATGAACGCAGCTGTCCTTTGCTATTTCGTAGTTCAGTTGTTGCTTGTTTGCGTTCGGTGATGTCTATCGTTGTCGCCATGATCCTCTCTACACCATTGAGGGTCACAGAATTCAAGTGAACCTGCTCCCATGAAAGAGCTCCTGTTGTCTTAAGATTGAGCCATTCGAATTCCTGTGGTCCTTCAACAGCCGCTTTCCGGATCCAGGCCAGTGCATCATTAAAAGAGTATGGCGGATCCAGCCAGAGATCACTGGTTCTTAGCTCATCGACCGAGGAGACACCAATGGTGGCACAAGCCTTTGGATTTGCATCAATGATCTCGCCGGTGTCCCGGTCATGTATAAGAATTGAGACCGAGGAGTCTAAGAAAAGGGACCTGAACTGCTCTTCTTTTTCCTTTAGTGTCTCTTCACTCCTCTTGCGCTCTGTGATATCAACTAGAACAAGAGTAAGCCCGATAACCTCTCCTTTGGAATCTCTCAGGGGACTGTAAGTATTAGCGTACCACCGCCTGTTAAGTGACGAATCACCATATTCTTCAACAAGGATGAATGGTTCACCGGCGAGTGCCCGGTCAAAATTCGCTTTTGCTTTCTCCCTGTCTGCAGGGTATTTGATGTAGCTAAGCATGCTAGAGCCGATCCCGATCCTGACTCCCCATACCTGCTCCATCATTATCTGATGGTTTTTATTGAATGCAAGATACTGGTATTCCCTGTCAAGAGCGAATATGACGATATCTTTGGGGCTTTCAAGTACTCCCTGCAAGAGATTGTATGCCTGCCTGTACTCCTGCTCAGTCTTCTGCAACGCTTTTTCGGTTTTTTTGCGCTCGGAGATATCAAGAACAAAACCATCTACTATGAAAGTGTCTCCTTTCATACCACCAGTCATTCTCGCGTTAATTAGTATCCAGATATTCCTGCCATCTGAACGTACTATCTCATATTCGAAATTCTCAACATGGCCTTGTTCTTTAAGGATCTTTATCAGTTCTTCACGGCGTTTGGGATCGACATATAGCTGCTCCCCCATCTCCTGGAAGTAGCTCATGGCTTGCTCGGGGGTGGTCAGGCCTAAAATGTGGGCCATCTCGGGATTTGTCTGGAGCACTTTTTTTTCGGAGCTTATACGGAACATTCCCACAGGGACGTTATCAATGAAGTTCTTAAGCTTCGCCTCATTCTCCTTTAGTGCATCCTGGGTTCTTTTACGGGATAACTGGTTCTTTAGAACACTTCCAAGCAGCACAGTTCCGATCGGATAGATCAGCATTACCGGAAAACTGATATCTCTTAGAACTTCAAAGGCATATGGCCAGGGAAGCAGCAACATGCACAGGAGCATAACAACATGGACCAGAAGGCCAAAAATGTACAGATCGAACCTGCCAAGAAGTACCTGGAGCCTTTCATGATAATGCCTCCATAGCATCCCCAGTATCACCGAACAAAATGTAACAGAGATCCCGGTCACTGCTCCAATACCACCTTGATACAGGCGATAAGAAGCGACAATAAGTGCTCCAATGACCGCGGGAATGAATCCAAAGAAAAGACCAACAATGCTTAGCAGAATAGAACGTGTATCAAAGAACAATCCGGAAGAAAGCTCCCATGGATTTAGCATCAAGGCAATGCCTATCAGACCAATGATAACCCCTAATGCTGCACTTTTTAAACGCGTGTTCATTTCCATATTGAAAAAAAGAACATCGTACAGGACAGCTAAGGCAAGAAGCAAAGCTGCGTTGTTTATAAGGCCGATCAACATTTCAGCATTCATGGATACCTTCTACCAAAAGATTCTCTCCCATTATTATTAGATCAGACAAGACTTTACACATATCCGAGCTTGAAATTTATATTATTAAGGGGATACTTAATATATTTATCTACGGGAATAGATATATATTAAGGAGCAAAAGACCTCACCGCCTCCAACCATCATTTTCCGCCGAGATTCGCAACCCACAACCCGCCACCAGCACCCAAAACCGCACCTACTGCCACAACAAAGGTTGGCAAAGGTATCTGCAAAGGTACCATGCCAATCGTCTTGTCGATGAGGTCTGGCAGCATGGAACCCACGGCCACGTACATGTAGTCGGTAAAAACAATGCGATTATTTTGAGAAAAAATGTTGTACGAAGCAAGATGACCGCTTATTCCAACTTTTGGATATGGGGTCCCCTGCTTCATAAATTGAATGCTGGGGCTCTACACAAGGCCAAACATTATATATACATGCTGATTCTCATTTACAAGCGGGGAGTAATTCTGCAGATCATGTGCACTTTGTTTGTAAAAAAGTGTATTATATCTCATATGCATCGAAAACTGCAGAAGTGGTTTGAAAATGACGGTAGTAGCTGCAATTCCTGCATTCAACGAGGAGATAGCGATCGGAAGTGTTATTGTAAGGGCCAGGCAGTATGTGGACGAGGTCGTGGTGATAGATGACGGCAGCATTGACACCACCTTTCATGTGGCCGAGCTCATGGAAGCCACCTTACTGCACCACGAGAAGAACGCCGGCAAAGGCATGGCGCTTCACACCGCCTTTGATTGGGCCATAGAGAACAAAGTGGATGTACTGGTGACCCTGGATGCCGACGGCCAGCACAACCCCGACGAGATCCCCCTCATTATCGAGCCCATCCTTAGCAAGGAAGCCGATATCGTCAACGGCGCAAGGTTCCTCAAAGACCACGACATCAAGGTTCCCCGGTACCGCCGCATCGGTCAGGAAATATTAACACACGCCACCAACATGGCAGCCAATGTAAAACTGAACGATTCCCAGAGCGGCTTCCGTGCCTTTTCTAAAGAGACTTTTTCTGCCTTTAAGTTCAACAACAGCGGTATGGGCATAGAGTCTGAGATGATCCACGATGCGTCTGCAGCCGGCTTCAAGATCACAGAAGTGCCGATAACCTGCAGATACGATGTCAAAGGTTCTACTTTCAATCCCGTGAAGCATGGGATGAGTGTGCTGGGGTCTATAATCAATCTGTTTGGGAGGGAGCGTCCATTATTGTATTTTGGAGTGCCTGGACTGATATGTGTGTTAATAGGCCTGACATTAGGATTCTGGACCGTGTTCGGATATAATGTTGGCGAGGGGCTCTGGGTTGGGAAGGCTATGCTGGCGATGACGTTTGTTCTGGTGGGGGTCTTTGGGGTATTTACAGGGATGATATTGAACTCGATCGCTCAAAAACAGGTTTGACTCTCGCCCATATTCGTGTTTCTGATCTCGTCCTCTGTAGACGTGGTAGTAAATACCGGCGTATGATGCATATTTTTTTAAGATTGTGATATCGCTCGCAAGACTTTAATAACATGGTATCGATAAGGCAATATGGGGAGTATAATGTTGACAACTACGGTCACGACGACCACGTCAGCTGCCACATCATCAGTTGCTGCTGGGATCGTGTCAATGACAACACAGGTAGGTCTTGCAGAATATGGTTTGCTGGCCATTATTTCACTTATCCTGCTGTTATCTGCAAAGGAAATACTATCAGCATCCAAGAGGTGGAGCAAGTCCCTTGACTGCTCTCTTACCATGCCCATTATGTCACTGTTTGTGGCCTTTGTGGCTATTATTAGCTTTAAAATATTAGAGATAATCTCATCGACTTCTGTGTGAACTACCCAGACCTTGAAGAGAATGGAATTTCTGGCCAGGTTTCTTTAAAGCTCAGTTACATCTCCTTTCTTTTCGAGTGCCTTGCTCTTCTATTGATATGGGGTTTGTAGGAGCCGACCCATACCCTTCAGATCATATACCTGCTTCACATCTAAAAATATGGAAGGAGGGGGATGAAGCCGAACAGGAAGATATTCACAAAACCGTGGGTCAGGCTTACCAGGGGCAGACTTCCTGTTCTTTGGAACATGTACCCCAGCACCATTCCTGCACAGAAGGTGTACAGAATCTCCTGGAAGGTACCATAGCCGGAGTGCATGACACCAAAAAGCAGGCTTGCAATGAGCAGACCCCTGAACATCCCAAAAGAGCTTTCCATCCTGGTCTGTAACAAAGACCTGAAGATAAGCTCTTCGATAAATCCTACTATGAATATCATAACAATGGACAATTTGAGCAGGCTTGCAACAGAGAGGTCGGGTACAAGGTTTGCTGCAGGGATGATCATGGACTCGCCCCATCCAATGATACCTCCCACAATGAAGGATAGGGGGATATATATCAACAGTTTTCTTGAGGTCAGGCCTATACTTTGGAGGTCCATGCCCTGATGCCGTATGACAAGATATGCAGGCAACAGGAGAGGCACATATATGAATATGAAAAAATAGAGCGTCATCTCCGAATAAACAGGCATGGACACGTTCAAAAGTCTTAATAGAGGAAGCAGCGCCAATACCTGAAAGGACCTGGAGATATGCGATTCCGGGGTCCACATGACAATAACAGATAATGAAAGCATCGTAATTACGTGCAAGATGACCCCTGCCGACACGTGACCGGAGTAGATGAGCATTTCTGCAGAGATTATAGCAATTACGGGGATCAGAAGTATCTGAGGATCTTTCTTTGAAGTAAGATAATAAGAGAGGGAGTTTTTCGAGATGTGTCTTCTCCTAAGCTCCATCTTAAGCTTCCGTGACATTGATCCACAGATGAAGGTCCCTGTAAGGCTCGTTAATATCTTCTTCTCTGTAGAGCAGGTACTGCAGTTTCATGTCGTTTCCAGTGATCTCCGGGGTGAAGGACAGGGGCTGCTCCCAGGTGGCATTGTGCTCCAGAGGGATGTGCCTGTAGCTGTCCGGAATATCCATTGGCTCGTTGTCCAGTCGCAGCTCCAGGGAATAGTTGACCATTGAGTATTCGTGGTTGACAACCCCGACTATGACATCAACGCTCTCCCCCTTCACAAGACGTGTGTTGTAATCGTCTGCCATGCCCTGTGGGCCCAGTATGTAGAACTCAGTGAACCTCTCACCCTGTTTTGGGGTCGCCACCACATACACCAGAGTGAACACTGATAACAGGATGGAAATGACAAGCACTATGCTCAGGATCCGGTCAAGCCTGGACTGAGATCTTGTGGTCATCTCGTTTTGCAGGGACAGATACATTCGCGTAAAAGGGACTGAGAATGCATCATCTCCCAGACCTTTCCTCCTGCGGGCAGCTATCAGGACCATCAGGAGAGTGAATACTGAGATGGATGCCAGCACGGGAGCAAGCCGTATGCCCCAGGGAGTGTAATTGAGGCCCAGGCCTATGAGAGGGACCACTGCTATGCTCAGGCCAAAGCTCAGGGCGACACGTTCTATACCGTCCAGATCATCCTTTCCGGGGAACAGGGCTGCTATCAGGGCATAGCCGGGGAGGAAGAGCACCACGGGCAGGCCCAGTACAGTGCGGATGGGACTTGCGCTCAAAAGCGGTATAAGTACAGATAATACAGTGGCTGCCACAAGGGCAATGATGATCCTGAGATCTGTCATGGATGGCATCTGCTTCTTATTAACAGGGCATGTTAGATAAGCATTCAGAAATGATGATACTAAAAAGAGCGTCGCAAATAATAAATCAGGTTTGGACGAATAGGAGATTGAATAAAAAGATATACAACTAGTATGAGGGAGATGTTGTCTTGAAACAATATACCAGATCATCTTCAGTTGGTCTCGCTTTACTTTTATCTGTGGGGGCCATGCTCTTACTGATGTCCACAGCAGGTGCGATCTCAAATGTAACCATATCGCCTGAGGAGCCGTTTGTCGGCGATGAAGTGACCATTACCGGTCATGGCGACCCTGACAGTGAGATACTGGCCCGCACGAACTATACAGTGGCTGTGCCGGTGGAAAATAGCTCTTACGAGTATGGGCTTGATAAGGTGAAGGTCCCTGCAGGGACGGATAATTTCTCTGTGGAGGCTGAGAACGTCAGCAGCCTGAGCATTCAGGTGAAAAAGTTCGAGATACCTTTCACGCGCACTACCCTGGCCAACAGTACAGGCTATGCAAGGATATCCCAGTCCCATGTGCCTCCGATGACCTATAACATAACGATCTCGGGCGGGTCAGATGAGGATGAGGTCAATGTCACTCTGGAAGGAGCATCTACCATTAAGGCTGATGAAGAAGGTTATTTCGAGTACTCGTATAAGACAGATAACATTCCGGCGGGGCTTTTCATTGTTGCCATAGATAACAGCACCTTTGAGATAGAGCTGCAGGAGAGGCCTGAGAGCGAAGAGAATGAGACCAGTCCTGGCCTTATCCAGGTATTTGGCAACTGGCTGACCAGGATCCAGAGAGGCTGACCGGGGCAAAGCATTTAATGTGGCATCAGGAGTGCCCTTAGCGGCAGTATTATTTTACCTTTTCTTTTTTACAATATATACAAGCAAGAAGAGCACCACGACTGCAATACCCAGGACCTCGGTCACCAGTAAGGCCTGGAGGCCATGCTCGTTTGCGCTGCCAAGGTTCCTGTAAATGCCCACAAAGTACTGCCAGAAAGACCCGCCCTCTCCTTCCAGTCTTTTGAACTCCCAGCCCAGCAATGGCCACAGGAAAGTTACAGGAGTTTTCCACATGCTGTCAAGCAGCTGATGTATCAGGCTCGCCCCTGCCAGCGTGAGCACACGGGAATCTCCTTTTCTGGTATAGAAATAGTACCCTGCCGCCCCCAACACCACAACAAAGAGCAGCGCATGTGCAAAGATCCTCCCGTTGGCAAAGGTATCTGCAAAGAGTATCATGCCAACCGTCTTGTCGATGATGTCCGGCAGCATGGAGCCCGCGATCACATACCAGTAGTTGATATGCGGCCTGATCTTCGGGAACGCCAGGGCTGCCATGTAGAATAGGAAAAGGGTTATTCCGATGTGTGCAAAGAGAAGCATTGTATTGGTAATGGTGCTGATACTTGAAAAATGGTATGATTCCAGAACAGGTCGCGCCTCATTCAAGGTCCGTATCTCTGACCCCTTATGCAAAAGAGCTTTCGGAATATTTTTCTGAATCTGTCAATAAGTATTCATATAATAAATTGTGAACTACCACTCTATGAATAGGGTGGCTTCCTGCTTCATTCTTTCCTCTTTTGAAGACAAGTCCACAGGCTCTTCCCGCAGTCCCTGCGGTGCTAAATTCCTATTAGATTTTGCTTATCTAAAGCAAACTTTTTGATATTAATAGCGGCCTTAATATCTCTATCATGATTGGTTTTACAATCAGGACACTGCCATTCCCTGTCTGTAAGTGTTAATTTTCCGTTGTGGAATCCGCACACATTACAGATTTTAGTCGATGGCTCGAATTGTCCTATGCGGAGTATTGTTTTTCCAAGCCATTTTGCCTTATATTCCAGCATGGTTACAAACGAACTCCATGAAGCATCTGCTATGCTTTGTGCAAGACAATGGTTTTTCAACATACCTCTAACGTTTAAAGTTTCCATTGCTACCGCTTGGTTCTCGCTTATGAGCTTAGAGGATAACCTGTGTTGAAAATCATTTCTTTGGTTGCTGATTCTTTCATGTGCCTTTGATACTGCAGATCTGGCCTTTGCCCTGTTCTTTGAACCCTTCTGCTTCCTGATTAATCTCTTTTGCAAGACTACAAGGCGCGGTATAGATGTTTTAAGGTACTTTGGATTTTCAATTCTCTCTCCATTGGAAAGAACTGCAAAGTCCTTGATACCTACATCTACCCCCACTGTTGTTTTTTCATCGAACAAAAACGCGGACGGTGTTTCCAGTCCATCGTCTACAAGAATACTGATATAGTATTTTCCTGTCGGGGTTCTGGACACCGTAGCTGTTTTTCCATCTCCGCAATACTTGCGATGTAGTTTTGTTTTTACCCATCCTATCTTTGGGAGTTTTACTTTATTGTTCTCAAAGTCCACGTCATAGAACTGAGGTACTGAAAACGATTGCACCGGATTCTTCTTTGACTTGAAATTTGGAAATCCCGTTTTCTCCCTGAAGAACTTAGTATATGCATTTTCAAGATTAAGAGTAGCACCCTGTAATGATTGAGAATTTACGTCCTTTAGCCACTCATGTTCTTCTTTTAGTCCGGTTAACATTTTATTAAGAGAGAATCTTGATATTGCTTTTCCGCTCTGTTCGTATGACTTGATTTTGTTTTCTAAAGCCCAATTATAGACGAACCTACATGCGCCGAAATGCTGGAAAAACGATTCTTCCTGTTCTTTTGTAGGGTACATTCTATACTTGCAGGCTTTTAACATACAATATTTATATGTCCATTTAACGCTTATATATATTATGCTAAGTTGCAATGGGACGTCGTTTTGGAGAATAGACGTAATTCATCCACCTGTTTCATTTCAAAGAAACGAAACTCCCATTAAATTTCCGATTTAACGTGAGTGTGAAAACGGTGGTATTCTTACTACATTATTATAAAAATTGAGTAGGTTCAGAAAGTTTATATGCAAGGAATACACTGTATAAAGCGGTAGGTAACTGCTGATTGTGTGTGCGTCTATTATGAATAACCGTGCATCATAGATTGCATGAATAAGATCTGCAGACGAAACTTGCAAACAGGTGGTACAAAAATGACAATCGTAGCTGCAATCCCTGCATTCAACGAGGAGATAGCCATAGGCAGCGTTATTGCAAGGGCAAGACAGCATGTGGACGAAGTTCTTGTCATCGATGACGGCAGCTCCGACAATACCTGTCGCGTAGCCGAGATCATGGGAGCCACGGTCCTGCGCCACTCTCAGAATGCCGGTAAAGGCATGGCGCTTCGCACCGCCTTTGAGTGGGCTATGACTAAGCAGGTGGACATCCTGGTGACCCTTGATGCCGACGGTCAGCACAACCCCGACGAGATCCCCCGCTTGATTGAGCCCATCCTCTGGCAGAAGGCCCATATGGTCAACGGCGCAAGGTTCCTCAAAGGCCACAGCATCAAGGTACCAAGTTACAGACGCCTGGGCCAGGAAATATTAACACACGCCACCAACATGACCGCCAATGTAAAACTGAACGACTCCCAGAGCGGCTTCCGGGCCTTTTCTAAAGAGACTTTTTCTGCCTTCAAGTTCAACAACAACGGCATGGGCGTGGAGTCTGAGATGATCCACGATGCAACTGTGGCTGGATTTACCATCACTGAAGTGCCTATTTCCTGTCGCTACGATGTGGAAGGGTCTACGTTCAATCCCATGAAGCATGGAATGAACGTGCTGGGCTCGATCATCAACCAGTTTGAGAGGAAGCATCCGCTGTTGTATTTTGGGTTACCTGGATTAATTTTTGTGTTTATTGGCCTGATTATTGGGTTCTGGACAGTGTACGGCTATAATGCTGGTAATGGCTTCTGGGTAGGAAAGGCCATGCTTGCGATGACGTTTGTTCTGGTGGGGAGTTTTGGGATGTTCACGGGGATGATATTGAATTCAGTGGCACTTCTTGTGAACGATTTTAAAAAAATGAATTGACGAGGGGAGAAGAGTGAACATTCATGAAAGGTCCGAAGGGACATTAAGAATACTAGTAGTTTCACAGCATTTCCCTCCTGAAAGATCAGGTAATTCGTCCCGTATCTCGGATATGGCAAAATATTTGTCAAAAGATAACTGTGATGTTATTGTTCTAGCACCACATCCCTGTTTTCCCCCAGGGTCCTTTGGGAAAAAGTGGTGCATTTCTGAAAAAAGTACGCTTAATGGTGTACAACTTATCAATCTCCTTTCGTGGCAGCCGTGTTCAAAAGATCCAGGTTTTGTCGAGAGGATGGCATATTATCTATCATTTCCTTGCCATGCCGTGCTGTGGTCAGCTTTCAACTATAAGAGATATGATGTGATCATGACATCTGCACCTCCTATATTCACAGGTTTTGCTGGTCTTTCTTCAAAGATACTATTCAAGAAAAAATGGGTTATGGATGTTCGTGACCTGTGGATCAATGCTTCGATCTCATTGGGTTTCCTTAAAGAAGGGAGTTTATTTGAAAAGATAAGTCGGATGTATGAACAAGCTTGTTATTCAAGGGCTGATATGATAAGTGTGACTACGCAGGAATTGGGCGAAGATATTGTGAGGACCTATGATAGTATCAGTCCTCTTAAAGTAAAAGTGGTTTCCAACGGTGTAGATACAGACTTTTTCTATCCTCTGCAGGTTGAGAAAAAGAACCAGATCATCTATGCAGGTAATATAGGTCATGCTCAGGACCTTGAGAACGTGATCCTTGCAATGAAACAGATAAATGAATCGTATCCTTTGAAGTTTATCATAGCGGGTGACGGAGATACAAAGAACGAATTGCAGGAAATTGTTGCTGACAATGGCCTTGAGGACCTTGTGGTCTTCCCCGGTCTTGTGCCAAGGGAAGAGGTA
Encoded proteins:
- a CDS encoding glycosyltransferase, which encodes MIMTSAPPIFTGFAGLSSKILFKKKWVMDVRDLWINASISLGFLKEGSLFEKISRMYEQACYSRADMISVTTQELGEDIVRTYDSISPLKVKVVSNGVDTDFFYPLQVEKKNQIIYAGNIGHAQDLENVILAMKQINESYPLKFIIAGDGDTKNELQEIVADNGLEDLVVFPGLVPREEVPRMISESLIGIAPLKKLKTLEYAVPTKAYEYMACGIPFVGSGEGEIRKLAESSGGGIISDNSPESFAKTILSMLSDRESMDRMGKTGRVFVERHYSRKQIALNLKDNICDITSRKTNADKIAGVSYAGSE